Proteins encoded by one window of Arabidopsis thaliana chromosome 2, partial sequence:
- the ELF3 gene encoding hydroxyproline-rich glycoprotein family protein (EARLY FLOWERING 3 (ELF3); BEST Arabidopsis thaliana protein match is: unknown protein (TAIR:AT3G21320.1); Has 3878 Blast hits to 3344 proteins in 292 species: Archae - 0; Bacteria - 125; Metazoa - 1474; Fungi - 865; Plants - 343; Viruses - 16; Other Eukaryotes - 1055 (source: NCBI BLink).), producing MKRGKDEEKILEPMFPRLHVNDADKGGPRAPPRNKMALYEQLSIPSQRFGDHGTMNSRSNNTSTLVHPGPSSQPCGVERNLSVQHLDSSAANQATEKFVSQMSFMENVRSSAQHDQRKMVREEEDFAVPVYINSRRSQSHGRTKSGIEKEKHTPMVAPSSHHSIRFQEVNQTGSKQNVCLATCSKPEVRDQVKANARSGGFVISLDVSVTEEIDLEKSASSHDRVNDYNASLRQESRNRLYRDGGKTRLKDTDNGAESHLATENHSQEGHGSPEDIDNDREYSKSRACASLQQINEEASDDVSDDSMVDSISSIDVSPDDVVGILGQKRFWRARKAIANQQRVFAVQLFELHRLIKVQKLIAASPDLLLDEISFLGKVSAKSYPVKKLLPSEFLVKPPLPHVVVKQRGDSEKTDQHKMESSAENVVGRLSNQGHHQQSNYMPFANNPPASPAPNGYCFPPQPPPSGNHQQWLIPVMSPSEGLIYKPHPGMAHTGHYGGYYGHYMPTPMVMPQYHPGMGFPPPGNGYFPPYGMMPTIMNPYCSSQQQQQQQPNEQMNQFGHPGNLQNTQQQQQRSDNEPAPQQQQQPTKSYPRARKSRQGSTGSSPSGPQGISGSKSFRPFAAVDEDSNINNAPEQTMTTTTTTTRTTVTQTTRDGGGVTRVIKVVPHNAKLASENAARIFQSIQEERKRYDSSKP from the exons ATGAAGAGAGGGAAAGATGAGGAGAAGATATTGGAACCTATGTTTCCTCGGCTTCATGTGAATGATGCAGATAAAGGAGGGCCTAGAGCTCCTCCTAGAAACAAGATGGCTCTTTATGAGCAGCTTAGTATTCCTTCTCAGAGGTTTGGTGATCATGGAACGATGAATTCTCGTAGTAACAACACAAGCACTTTGGTTCATCCTGGACCATCTAGTCAG CCTTGTGGTGTGGAAAGAAACTTATCTGTCCAGCATCTTGATTCTTCAGCCGCAAACCAAGCAACTGAGAAGTTTGTCTCCCAAATGTCCTTCATGGAAAATGTGAGATCTTCGGCACAGCATGATCAGAGGAAAATGgtgagagaggaagaagattttgcAGTTCCAGTATATATTAACTCAAGAAGATCTCAGTCTCATGGCAGAACCAAGAGTGGTATTGAGAAGGAAAAACACACCCCAATGGTGGCACCTAGCTCTCATCACTCCATTCGATTTCAAGAAGTGAATCAGACAGGCTCAAAGCAAAACGTATGTTTGGCTACTTGTTCAAAACCTGAAGTTAGGGATCAGGTCAAGGCGAATGCAAGGTCAGGTGGCTTTGTAATCTCTTTAGATGTATCAGTCACAGAGGAGATTGATCTCGAAAAATCAGCATCAAGTCATGATAGAGTAAATGATTATAATGCTTCCTTGAGACAAGAGTCTAGAAATCGGTTATACCGAGATGGTGGCAAAACTCGTCTGAAGGACACTGATAATGGAGCTGAATCTCACTTGGCAACGGAAAATCATTCACAAGAGGGTCATGGCAGTCCTGAAGACATTGATAATGATCGTGAATACAGCAAAAGCAGAGCATGCGCCTCTCTGCAGCAGATAAATGAAGAGGCAAGTGATGACGTTTCTGATGATTCGATGGTGGATTCTATATCCAGCATAGATGTCTCTCCCGATGATGTTGTGGGTATATTAGGTCAAAAACGTTTCTGGAGAGCAAGGAAAGCCATTGCCAA TCAACAAAGAGTATTTGCTGTTCAACTATTTGAGTTGCACAGACTGATTAAG GTTCAAAAACTTATTGCTGCATCACCGGATCTCTTGCTCGATGAGATCAGTTTTCTTGGAAAAGTTTCTGCTAAAAGCTATCCAGTGAAGAAGCTCCTTCCATCAGAATTTCTGGTAAAGCCTCCTCTACCACATGTTGTCGTCAAACAAAGGGGTGACTCGGAGAAGACTGACCAACATAAAATGGAAAGCTCAGCTGAGAACGTAGTTGGGAGGTTGTCAAATCAAGGTCATCATCAACAATCCAACTACATGCCTTTTGCAAACAACCCACCGGCTTCACCGGCTCCAAATGGATATTGCTTTCCTCCTCAGCCTCCTCCTTCAGGAAATCATCAGCAATGGTTGATCCCTGTAATGTCTCCCTCGGAAGGACTGATATACAAGCCTCACCCAGGTATGGCACACACGGGGCATTATGGAGGATATTATGGTCATTATATGCCTACACCAATGGTAATGCCTCAATATCACCCCGGCATGGGATTCCCACCTCCTGGTAATGGCTACTTCCCTCCATATGGAATGATGCCCACCATAATGAACCCATATTGTTCaagccaacaacaacaacaacaacaacccaaTGAGCAAATGAACCAGTTTGGACATCCTGGAAATCTTCAGAACacccaacaacaacaacagagatCTGATAATGAACCTGCTCcacagcaacagcaacagccAACAAAGTCTTATCCGCGAGCAAGAAAGAGCAGGCAAGGGAGCACAGGAAGCAGTCCAAGTGGGCCACAGGGAATCTCTGGTAGCAAGTCCTTTCGGCCATTCGCAGCCGTTGATGAGGACAGCAACATCAACAATGCACCTGAGCAAACGATGACAACAACCACAACGACGACAAGAACAACTGTTACTCAGACAACAAGAGATGGGGGAGGAGTGACGAGAGTGATAAAGGTGGTACCTCACAACGCAAAGCTCGCGAGTGAGAATGCTGCCAGAATTTTCCAGTCAATACAAGAAGAACGTAAACGCTATGACTCCTCTAAGCCTTAA